A genomic window from Pelagicoccus albus includes:
- a CDS encoding CinA family nicotinamide mononucleotide deamidase-related protein produces MSQKSKIILVTLGEELLLGLTPNGHLTYIGDQLRQAGNAMHANITISDSPEDIEDNFDLYWKKADVLITTGGLGPTVDDRTKEVIAQCLGETLVYDPTVMKAIEDRFAALNLVVSENNRKQAFHFENAEVLHNENGTAPGLWLEKDGKILVMLPGPPHELQPMFNEQVLPRFLEKGIVQEKENYIQIRTTGIGESNLETLLQPIAEREDGLELAYCAHPGMVDFRMSFPNLINPYDRLAELAEECKSLLGDNFLTTGNETILDIVSRIMRRKKLKLSTVESCTGGYISNEITNLAGSSEYFVGGMATYSIGSKEDLISVPSDLIQQHDVVSEEVATAMAIGVAERLETDYSISTTGYIGPGGGTERDPVGTVYVGIHTPSKTYAKRFSLRGPRVAQKRRVFNLAVDMLRKELLGL; encoded by the coding sequence ATGTCGCAAAAATCAAAGATTATTCTCGTTACCCTCGGTGAAGAACTACTCCTAGGCTTAACTCCCAATGGACATCTCACTTACATCGGCGATCAACTGCGGCAAGCGGGGAACGCGATGCACGCAAACATCACCATCTCCGATTCTCCAGAAGACATTGAGGATAACTTCGACCTCTATTGGAAAAAAGCGGACGTTCTCATAACGACAGGGGGACTCGGCCCGACTGTCGACGACCGCACAAAAGAGGTCATTGCACAATGTTTAGGTGAAACACTTGTTTACGACCCTACGGTCATGAAGGCCATCGAAGATCGTTTTGCTGCACTCAATTTAGTCGTAAGCGAAAACAATCGGAAGCAAGCGTTCCATTTCGAGAATGCCGAAGTGCTGCACAATGAAAACGGCACTGCTCCGGGACTCTGGTTGGAAAAAGATGGCAAGATTCTCGTAATGCTTCCGGGTCCGCCCCATGAACTTCAACCGATGTTCAACGAGCAGGTTCTGCCTCGGTTTCTTGAGAAGGGCATAGTACAAGAAAAAGAAAACTATATCCAAATTCGCACTACAGGAATTGGGGAGTCCAATCTCGAAACGCTGCTTCAACCGATTGCAGAGCGAGAAGACGGACTCGAACTGGCTTACTGCGCACATCCGGGAATGGTAGACTTTAGGATGAGTTTTCCAAACCTCATAAATCCATACGATCGCCTCGCTGAGTTGGCAGAGGAATGCAAATCCCTGCTCGGTGATAATTTCCTAACTACCGGAAATGAAACCATTCTAGACATTGTATCCAGGATAATGCGACGAAAGAAACTCAAGCTTTCTACAGTCGAGAGTTGTACTGGTGGCTATATTTCAAACGAAATCACAAACCTAGCTGGTTCATCCGAATACTTCGTAGGTGGAATGGCTACCTACAGCATCGGTTCAAAAGAAGATTTAATATCCGTGCCCAGTGATTTGATACAGCAGCATGACGTAGTAAGCGAAGAAGTCGCTACTGCCATGGCGATAGGGGTTGCTGAGCGTTTGGAGACGGATTACTCGATCAGCACTACAGGTTACATTGGACCAGGAGGAGGAACCGAACGAGACCCAGTAGGAACGGTTTATGTAGGAATACACACGCCCTCGAAAACTTACGCAAAACGGTTCAGTCTAAGAGGACCTAGAGTTGCTCAAAAAAGACGCGTTTTCAATCTTGCTGTCGATATGCTACGAAAAGAGCTATTGGGCCTGTGA
- a CDS encoding excinuclease ABC subunit UvrC, which translates to MANPEPSDLKEKVRRLPEKPGVYLMKDRLGSVIYVGKAKSLKKRVSSYFQASKKFTHQPKIRALVQMIRDFDFIVVKSEPEALLLEGQLIKKWKPKYNTDFVDDKRFLLVRVDVTRELPRFALARFKKEDGARYFGPFVHANHIRKTLAEMRRRFGILLGDASPKRQDDGSFLLYDDVRSEIYGHDNRVTVEEYQARVDDACEFLQGKSKEWLEDLKLEMSKEAAARNFEKAASLRDIVFALEASLKKTRKFERDIVVKPSDGDALTLLEKELELSGPPKTIECFDISHISGTFVVASMVQFVDGRPNKAGYRRFKIKSFEGNDDFRSMEEVVGRRYRRLHKEGKEFPDLVVIDGGMGQVGAALKSFLIQDIEPPAIIGLAKKHETIIFPDERPPLRLPLKNAGLQLLQRARDEAHRFANTFNADLRSKRIRESILDDFTGLGPKKRASLLDEFGSIDRLKNASITELRSVEGIGLETATRLKQFLEQHYTR; encoded by the coding sequence ATGGCCAATCCCGAACCAAGCGATCTGAAGGAAAAAGTCCGGAGACTACCTGAAAAACCAGGGGTTTACTTGATGAAGGACCGGCTAGGCTCTGTTATCTATGTGGGGAAAGCGAAAAGTCTGAAGAAACGAGTGTCTTCTTATTTTCAGGCTTCGAAGAAGTTCACGCATCAGCCGAAAATCCGCGCTCTGGTCCAAATGATTCGAGATTTTGATTTCATCGTAGTGAAGTCAGAACCGGAGGCGTTGCTACTGGAAGGGCAATTGATCAAAAAATGGAAGCCAAAGTACAATACCGATTTCGTTGATGATAAGCGGTTTCTGTTGGTTCGAGTTGACGTGACAAGAGAGTTACCTCGCTTCGCTCTTGCTCGGTTCAAAAAAGAAGATGGAGCGAGGTATTTCGGTCCTTTTGTTCATGCGAACCATATCCGTAAAACCTTAGCGGAGATGAGACGTCGCTTCGGAATCCTATTGGGAGATGCAAGTCCGAAGCGGCAGGACGATGGCAGCTTCCTACTGTACGATGATGTTAGGTCGGAGATCTATGGTCATGACAACAGGGTTACAGTTGAGGAGTATCAGGCTCGTGTCGACGACGCCTGCGAATTCCTACAAGGCAAGTCGAAGGAATGGCTAGAAGACCTAAAGCTTGAAATGTCCAAGGAGGCTGCAGCTCGAAACTTCGAAAAAGCGGCGTCTCTTCGCGACATCGTTTTCGCCTTAGAAGCTTCACTCAAAAAGACTAGGAAGTTTGAGAGAGATATCGTGGTAAAGCCGAGTGATGGAGATGCTCTAACGCTGCTGGAAAAAGAACTCGAATTATCTGGCCCACCTAAGACGATCGAGTGTTTTGATATCTCGCACATATCTGGAACTTTTGTAGTTGCTTCAATGGTACAGTTTGTTGACGGACGTCCGAATAAGGCAGGCTACCGTCGGTTTAAAATAAAGAGCTTCGAAGGAAACGACGATTTTCGCTCAATGGAAGAAGTTGTTGGTCGTCGGTACCGCCGCCTACACAAAGAAGGAAAAGAGTTTCCTGATTTAGTCGTTATCGACGGTGGAATGGGTCAGGTAGGTGCTGCGCTTAAATCCTTTTTGATTCAAGACATTGAACCTCCTGCTATTATTGGATTAGCCAAAAAGCATGAGACCATCATATTCCCGGATGAACGGCCTCCGTTACGCCTTCCCCTGAAAAATGCGGGGCTTCAACTTTTGCAACGAGCTCGAGACGAAGCCCATCGGTTCGCCAATACATTCAATGCGGACCTTAGGAGTAAACGTATCCGTGAAAGTATACTTGATGACTTCACAGGTTTGGGACCTAAAAAACGTGCCAGCCTTCTGGATGAATTTGGAAGCATAGATCGGTTGAAGAATGCGAGCATCACGGAGTTGCGCTCTGTGGAAGGAATAGGTCTAGAAACTGCAACTAGGCTCAAACAGTTCTTGGAGCAGCATTACACAAGGTAA